One window of Salvelinus fontinalis isolate EN_2023a chromosome 19, ASM2944872v1, whole genome shotgun sequence genomic DNA carries:
- the LOC129816723 gene encoding ATP synthase F(0) complex subunit C2, mitochondrial-like: MYACAKFVSTPALVRAGSRTLYRPLSACMMSRPEVNTENNVALMPQSPFAQVALRGFQSSAVSRDIDTAAKFIGAGAATVGVAGSGAGIGTVFGSLIIGYARNPSLKQQLFSYAILGFALSEAMGLFCLMVAFLILFAM; the protein is encoded by the exons ATGTACGCCTGCGCAAAGTTCGTCTCTACGCCGGCTCTG GTCCGTGCTGGCTCCCGGACTCTTTACAGACCCTTGTCTGCCTGTATGATGTCCAGGCCCGAGGTCAACACAGAG AACAATGTAGCCCTCATGCCACAGAGCCCCTTCGCCCAAGTAGCACTGAGAGGCTTCCAGTCCAGTGCTGTGAGCAGGGACATCGACACAGCCGCTAAGTTCATTGGTGCTGGAGCAGCCACGGTCGGAGTGGCTGGATCCGGTGCTGGAATTGGAACAGTGTTTGGCAGTCTCATTATTGGATATGCCAG GAACCCATCTCTGAAGCAGCAGCTGTTCTCCTATGCTATCCTGGGATTCGCCCTGTCTGAAGCCATGGGTCTATTCTGTTTGATGGTTGCCTTCTTAATCTTGTTTGCTATGTAA